The following proteins come from a genomic window of Pseudomonas sp. MAG733B:
- the dusA gene encoding tRNA dihydrouridine(20/20a) synthase DusA — translation MNFEKPEAPVNTSPARSEPFRRFSVAPMMDWTDRHCRFFLRLLSKNALLYTEMVTTGALLNGDHERFLRHDEAEHPLALQLGGSVPLDLAACARMAQEHGYDEVNLNVGCPSDRVQNNMIGACLMGHPQLVADCVKAMRDAVSIPVTVKHRIGINGRDSYEELCDFVGTVREAGCTSFTVHARIAILEGLSPKENRDIPPLRYDVAARLKADFPDLEIILNGGIKTLEACHEHLQTFDGVMLGREAYHNPYVMAEVDQQLFGSTAPVITRAEALAQLRPYIAAHIAAGGSMHHITRHVLGLGTGFPGARKFRQLLSVDIHKAKDPLALLDQAAQLLEGR, via the coding sequence ATGAACTTCGAAAAACCTGAAGCGCCCGTAAACACTAGCCCCGCCCGTTCTGAGCCATTCCGCCGCTTCAGTGTGGCGCCGATGATGGATTGGACCGACCGCCATTGCCGCTTCTTCCTGCGCCTGCTGTCGAAAAACGCCCTGCTCTACACAGAAATGGTCACCACCGGTGCCCTGCTCAATGGCGATCACGAGCGTTTCCTGCGCCATGACGAGGCCGAGCACCCGCTCGCCTTGCAGCTTGGTGGTAGCGTCCCTCTGGACCTGGCCGCGTGTGCACGCATGGCTCAGGAGCACGGCTACGACGAGGTGAACCTGAATGTCGGTTGCCCGAGTGATCGGGTGCAGAACAACATGATCGGCGCGTGCCTGATGGGGCATCCGCAGTTGGTGGCCGATTGTGTGAAGGCAATGCGTGATGCGGTGTCGATTCCGGTGACGGTGAAGCACCGCATCGGCATCAATGGGCGTGACAGCTACGAGGAGCTGTGTGATTTCGTCGGCACGGTTCGCGAGGCCGGGTGCACGAGTTTTACCGTGCATGCGCGGATCGCGATTCTGGAGGGGTTGTCGCCGAAGGAGAACCGTGACATTCCACCGCTGCGTTATGACGTGGCGGCGCGGTTGAAGGCGGATTTTCCGGACCTGGAAATTATTCTCAACGGCGGGATCAAGACGCTGGAAGCCTGCCATGAGCATTTGCAGACGTTCGACGGCGTGATGCTCGGCCGCGAGGCTTATCACAATCCTTATGTGATGGCCGAAGTGGATCAGCAGTTGTTCGGCAGCACGGCGCCGGTGATCACTCGCGCCGAAGCACTGGCGCAGTTGCGGCCTTACATCGCCGCGCACATCGCTGCGGGCGGCTCGATGCACCACATCACGCGACACGTGTTGGGGCTGGGCACCGGTTTTCCGGGGGCGCGCAAGTTTCGGCAGCTGTTGTCGGTGGATATCCACAAGGCCAAAGATCCGTTGGCCTTGCTGGATCAGGCGGCGCAGTTGCTTGAAGGGCGTTAA
- a CDS encoding site-specific integrase, whose amino-acid sequence MGTITSRKRKDNSTAYTAQIRINRDGKTVYQESQTFDRKQVAQAWIKRRETELAEPGAIARANRKGVTIKKMIEQYLDEYEKIRPLGKTKKATLNAIKDTWLGELDDSALTSQKLVEFAQWRMSKAGGGVQAQTVGNDLSHLGAVLSVARPAWGYEVDALAMSDARKVLRKLGMVSKSKERNRRPTLEELDKLMAHYFEMQTRRKAQIDMPKLIAFALFSTRRQEEITRIRWEDLDETRQAVLVRDMKNPGQKIGNNVWCHLPDEAWAILQSMPKVEREIFPYNARSVSASFTRACPMLGIEDLHFHDLRHEGVSRLFEMDWDIPRVSSVSGHRDWNSLRRYTHLRGRGDIYLSWKWLSILTR is encoded by the coding sequence ATGGGCACGATCACATCACGCAAGCGCAAGGACAACTCGACGGCCTACACGGCGCAGATTCGGATCAATCGGGATGGGAAGACAGTTTATCAGGAAAGCCAGACCTTCGACCGCAAGCAGGTGGCACAGGCCTGGATCAAGCGGCGCGAAACGGAGCTGGCGGAACCTGGTGCCATCGCGCGCGCGAACCGCAAGGGTGTGACGATCAAGAAGATGATCGAGCAGTACCTGGACGAGTACGAAAAGATTCGGCCATTGGGTAAAACCAAGAAGGCAACGCTGAACGCCATCAAGGACACTTGGCTGGGTGAGCTCGATGACTCGGCCCTGACCAGTCAGAAGCTGGTGGAGTTCGCGCAATGGCGAATGAGCAAGGCAGGTGGTGGTGTCCAGGCGCAAACGGTGGGGAACGACCTGTCGCACCTAGGGGCGGTGCTTTCGGTGGCGCGGCCGGCCTGGGGATATGAGGTGGATGCGCTGGCCATGTCGGATGCGCGCAAAGTATTGCGCAAGCTAGGCATGGTCAGCAAAAGCAAGGAGCGCAACCGCCGGCCGACCCTGGAGGAGCTGGACAAGCTGATGGCGCATTACTTTGAAATGCAGACGCGGCGTAAAGCCCAGATCGACATGCCAAAGCTGATCGCCTTTGCGCTCTTTTCGACGCGCCGGCAGGAAGAAATCACGCGGATTCGCTGGGAGGATCTCGACGAAACCCGGCAGGCGGTTTTAGTGCGGGACATGAAAAACCCCGGGCAGAAGATTGGCAATAACGTGTGGTGTCATCTGCCAGATGAGGCGTGGGCGATTCTTCAGTCGATGCCTAAGGTGGAGAGGGAGATCTTTCCCTACAATGCCAGATCAGTGTCAGCGTCCTTCACGCGGGCCTGCCCGATGCTAGGCATTGAAGACCTGCATTTCCATGACCTGCGACACGAAGGGGTCAGTCGACTGTTTGAGATGGACTGGGACATCCCGAGGGTGTCGAGTGTTTCGGGGCATCGTGATTGGAACTCATTGAGGCGATATACACACTTACGAGGGAGGGGTGATATCTACCTAAGTTGGAAATGGTTGTCTATATTGACTAGGTAA